Part of the Henckelia pumila isolate YLH828 chromosome 2, ASM3356847v2, whole genome shotgun sequence genome is shown below.
AAAAAATGAATTGCATTTTCACCAGTGTGTTAGATGAAAGAGGCCATAGGCTATTTCACCTAGggcaaaattaaaaatgatgctCACCAGCAACTTTGGAAATTTCAAAGCATTTAAAACAGTTTAAAAGTGAATGGCAAAATTACCTTCATCATTTTTTGGGGGGAAGAAAAACAGTAACTTGCACACGGCCACGATTATATTATAGCACTCTCCAAAACAAGAACTTTTTCTGAGAGATCAATGACAGAACAGTATCATCAAGTATCAGAAAAATCAGTTTCATTTGCTTCTGTTTTTGAGATTCTCCAAACCAAAAACCTAATTGTTGAAGGGTCTTTTTTTAAGGTGGTTTTGGCTTGAAGATGATGGCAGTGAGTTCTATCAAATCCAATTTCTTGCCTAAGTTTTGTTGCTTGCCATGATGACGATGGAGGGTGTGGAGAAAATGCATATGGTATTAAAAATTGTTGTGGTGCCCTTGATCGCGTATGTGAAAGAGGTGGCAGAGAGGAGAGGTAGCAGCAATTACATCTGGTAGAGGACTGAGCGTAAGGTGGCATCATAATTTTCCGTGCAGAGGCTTTGGAGTGGCTCGATCGATATACGATACTGGGGGCAGAACTGCTATTGTGAAGAGGGCAGTTTGGCTAGGGTGTACTGGCATGACTGAGACTGAGATGGCACATGTTATGATGATGTATCTCCAGGGAAGTAAGGGTACTCGAGGTTGTAGCTGGTGCGGTAACTATGGCAGTGGAGGATGACTGATTCACACTTCTATGAATGGCATTCATAgcagtgaatttcgaaaatagAGTGTATAAGAATtgtgaattttgatttttctGCGGCCACCATATAGTACCTTAAAGCCTTTTTCCCTCACTTTCTTATAGTTAATTTCTTATAAAAATGAAAGAATTAGAGAACCACAAGAAGCACAAAGAACTCCAATTTCCGCAATAATAAGGTAATCATTTGAGCAAACGAGTAGAGAGCACATCAACttgaaaaaactttaaaaaaaaatctaatttttatgttcaatttatcaaaaaacaaaaagagTTGAGGCAAATCAATTTCCTCGCCCGACTACATTTCAATCCGCTAACAAGCATTGTCATCTTAGAAAcacgagaaaaaaaaaaacctgtTTTTCCTTTCGCTTCAAAATCTTTACATGACACTTCTTTATGTAATGCATCAAATGGTAGCGCGAATGCCTTGCAAACAGATGATCTCTAATTTCTGTGTTAGCATTCAGCCAATCTGATACGTCTGCTGACTTAATTACCTCATCAGTGTCCAGTGATTCTAGCCAAGAATACACTGGCATCCATTGATCGGTACGCTGAAATCTGTGATCGTACAATTTCTCCTGTTCAAGAACAAATTCAGAGCTTTAACAGTAAAATTTACAAAATCGCAAAATTATAGATGAAAAGGGAAATTGATTGTAGTAAACGGGAATTACCATAGGTTGTTGTTCGGAAGTGGCGGCGATTCGGTGGGTGAAAAGCTGTAAACTTGCCGCGATGCGGCTGCAGAAGAGGGGGTGAAAATATGAAAATGGTCCCTACACTTTTGCTTAAATATATTTGTGGTACTTCTTTCCTTGAGTTCTTGAATTTTGACTTCATTTCGATTAAGTTTATTTGAACAgggaatcaaaatcaaaatcaaaagttcaaaacCATTATTTAGGTTGTATTTGAGAAAACTTTtagaaaaacttttaaaattttttttaacaaaatttcaaaattttgtgaaataaaaacaaaaaagtgATTCCTAGAAGATACACTTGTGATATTGAACTCGATATAAACTCTCAATGCAAACATCAATCTTCTAACAAGAAAGCTCGTTTCATGACGTAGTTCAATATATgcgtgaaaatattttaactcaAAAAGGGTTGATTTCGAAGGAGATTTCATCTCACATGCGTCAGAGGCCCATTGACTCATGCGGAGTTAAATCGAGGATGTGCATAAGTGACAAGGATCTGAGGGAGGGAGCAACATAGCCAACCCAGAGCATACCCACAATATTTCAACAagaaatatgctccacacgaggatcgaacccacAACGCTGAAAAATTTCTTCTCACGTTACCTCATGTCTTACCAACTCGCCCATGCTCCTATAAACGTGATAATATTTTAACACCGTGAAATAAAATGAGCGAAGGGTATATTACTCATTTGATCTACAGGAGAAAAAAAACAATCAATGCAAATATCGGTAAATatcattattaatttttttaaaaaaaaacacacacaaaaaaaaaagggtcgttattttttattttttttagtgacGTGGGAACCCGTAGCCGCTACTTCCGGTGTGCACTAGGTAAAACTCcagactaacgcaatagcctgcaaaatAGGTTAGTCTGTTAAACCACACTAGACAAACTCTGTGTAACATGCTAGTTCAAAAAAATATTGACAAAAAAAATCGAACTCCTCCCTCTAACAAAAAATTCACTTACTTCACTAACTCCACTTCACCAACTTTGAACATAGTTATTATTCTTTTTCTTTATTACAGTGGTCAGTGCATGCTGCTTTCATACCACATGACAATTGACAGCCACGTGTCGCTCTGCTTTCGTCCGCACACGCTTTACACTTTACTCTTTTGCATTCGAATAATAATATTACTTTTAACCAATTTTGGTTTTTGAATTTCTGGAAACATCCTGAGCGCACTCCACCAGATCAAGAAAAACACAACCTAAACAGCCAAAAATCAATCTTTTTTCTTCTCGCATATGGGGGGATCTGGAGCCGGAACCTTCCTGAAAGTGCTGGCCAGCAATTTCGACGTTCTTGCTGGGTAATTCCGCACTAAATCTTGGTTTTATCTCCATCTGAGTGTGGTGGTCTTGAGCTGTTCGTGGGCTATTGATTTGATGTGGCGGGTTTCGCTTTTGATTTACAATAATGTCATGTTTGTGGGTTTACAGTAATTGATCCCTGATATGACAAAATTCatgtcttttgaattttttttcttgtaaatgtgttgagatttttggtttcttattattaaatttttgtttgtttATGTTTGCAGGCCTGTCGTTAGTCTGGTTTATCCTCTGTAagtttgattatttgagttttaGTGACCACTTGTTCCAACTATATGCTGTAATAAAAAAGATATTTGATTTGTGAGtgatagtttttttattttatttttgtgtattcgGTAGATaatgttttaggttaattgatGTGCACTTTTGAGTTTGTGTGCAGATATGCATCAATTAGGGCAATTGAGACGAAATCGCCTGTGGATGATCAGCAATGGCTTACTTATTGGGTGCTTTACTCTATGATTACACTTTTTGAGCTTACTTTCGCAAAGCTTATCGAATGGTAAGCATTTCGGTTTGTGTTCTTTTTTTTTGAGCCAGTGGAATTTGTAGCAATTATGGGTTTTTGTGGTGACATTTTACATGGAGTACTTGTTTTGATAGCTTGGCTACCAACATTCAAAAGAAGCTGTGTAGGATAGCTGGATAGGGGTGTTTGgatgagatttaattttttaatatccgTGCGTTTCTCCTTTTCTTTTTGGGTGCAAGCTTAGTTAATAACGAGAGTATAATTTGTGTTTTGAGTGCAAGCTTAATGAGAATATTCACATGGAACTGAGAGATGAGATGTAGGCAACAGTtgaaaaattaaacatatataagCCTGTTTTGTTTCTGAATGTTGTGGTACTGTTTGATGATTTTATTGATATGGAAAACTTATTGATTCACTTTTTTCGTATGCTTAATTGCATTTTCTTAATTTGGCAAGTCCTCTTCCATATAGGCTAAGCTAACGTTGGCTGCAAAAAAATCTAGCACGTGTATGTTTTTTCACTGATTCTCTGAATATACGAATCATTTTGCTGGTGAATGTACTAGGATACTGTGAGTAATGAGGTTGGAATTAACTTCTAGATGGATATAGTTACCACATGTTCTTTTGTTATGGTaggacattttttttttctaatttacACCGGTTTTAGATTATGGGAAAAATTTGATTGTTGTAATTAGGAAAGTATTGGATCGACGATCAGGTAATTGTTAGTCTATCGAGATTATAGATCAATTGATGGAATTATATAATGTGAGTTATGTAACTACCTGAACGCTTATGTACTTGTTCGTTCGTTTGTCTTGGTGTGTCTGTTGTACTTGTAATCTCATCTTCGTGAGTAATACAATTTTGATTTATGGATAAAAACAAGAAAGTTGCATAATGCCAGTCACATATGTGAGCTAGTTATAAACATTGGACACTAAAGTCAAACAATGATTGGTTATGCGGTTGAAGAAACACAATTTTCTTATGTTAAGTAGGTGCACCCGTACTTGATAGGCTTTGGGTGGAATCTTTCAAGGCACTTTTACAAAAAGTAATCATTTAAAATCGACTAATTCCTATATAGCACTCAAAATTTATGGTCAAATCCGAATCAATCCAACTAAACATAGCCTGAAAGAACTTTgtatgattttaatttattattatttttttacctGTTTTTCGCCTGGCTAGTGTCTGTATGGCTGATAAATCACACCAATTATCACCGTTGTAGCACCGCCTCAATTATTATGGCGTTCAAGTAATCTGAGAGGGGATT
Proteins encoded:
- the LOC140884195 gene encoding uncharacterized protein isoform X1 — translated: MEKLYDHRFQRTDQWMPVYSWLESLDTDEVIKSADVSDWLNANTEIRDHLFARHSRYHLMHYIKKCHVKILKRKEKQGLIVAKLPPPTRVHQAIQMKATESPQSTGNNSSTIPKGSEMYRAKQSEASRKYEILVELEKQLIPLFGKTP